The Engystomops pustulosus chromosome 1, aEngPut4.maternal, whole genome shotgun sequence genome has a window encoding:
- the MACIR gene encoding macrophage immunometabolism regulator, whose amino-acid sequence MEVDIKGDKRTSISSSTVERNSPLKVEAEKPRCSSTPCSPIRRTVSGYQILHMDSNYLVGFTTGEELLKLAHKCTATEESSAEAIPSLRSKQLDSGLSRSSRIYKAKGRHYQPYEIPAINGRRRRRMPSSGDKCNKVIPYESYKAVHGPLPLCLLKGKRIHSKSLDYLNLDKMNIKESADTEVLQYQLQHLTLRGDRVFARNNT is encoded by the coding sequence ATGGAAGTGGACATTAAAGGAGATAAGAGGACTAGCATTTCTTCTAGCACAGTAGAGCGTAATTCTCCATTAAAAGTGGAAGCGGAGAAGCCTCGCTGCTCTAGTACACCATGCTCCCCAATCCGTAGGACTGTGTCAGGTTATCAGATTCTCCACATGGATTCCAATTATTTAGTTGGGTTTACCACAGGAGAGGAGCTCCTTAAGCTCGCACACAAGTGTACAGCAACAGAAGAGAGTTCCGCAGAGGCCATACCATCGTTACGCTCCAAGCAGCTGGATTCCGGACTGTCCCGGTCCTCCCGAATATACAAAGCGAAAGGGCGTCACTATCAGCCATACGAAATCCCTGCCATAAATGGAAGGAGACGAAGGCGAATGCCGAGCTCAGGGGATAAGTGCAATAAAGTTATTCCATACGAGTCTTACAAGGCTGTGCACGGCCCTTTACCACTTTGTCTTCTTAAGGGTAAGAGGATACATTCAAAGTCCTTGGACTACCTCAACCTAGATAAGATGAACATCAAGGAATCGGCAGACACAGAAGTGTTGCAGTACCAACTCCAGCATCTCACGCTGAGGGGCGATCGTGTATTTGCAAGAAATAATACTTGA